Proteins encoded by one window of Candidatus Bathyarchaeota archaeon:
- a CDS encoding translation initiation factor IF-6, which yields MPIFLLDVFGSPSIGVFIKVTERFIIVPNHLPESKVKKLQNWFDIDVVRTNIGGSIVVGSLACANSHGIVLPHYIWDEELERLKTLKDVNITVADTKRTAFGNMVLANDYGAIVDPRLTNREKRIISDSLGVEVVSGEVAGLPYVGALTTATNKGVLTHPLVKPEEEKLLESILKVSVGKGTVNCGIPYIATGLIGNSKVAVAGSLTTGPEIFMIGRALRMDEQYDRSENLLDLRQNKET from the coding sequence TTGCCGATCTTCCTGCTGGACGTGTTCGGCAGCCCCAGCATCGGTGTCTTCATAAAAGTTACTGAACGTTTCATTATAGTTCCCAACCATTTGCCAGAAAGCAAGGTGAAAAAGCTCCAAAACTGGTTTGACATAGATGTCGTAAGAACCAATATTGGAGGCTCAATCGTAGTTGGATCACTTGCCTGTGCGAACTCTCATGGAATCGTTCTACCACATTACATTTGGGATGAAGAGTTGGAGAGACTGAAGACACTAAAGGACGTGAACATTACAGTTGCAGACACCAAAAGAACAGCATTTGGAAACATGGTTCTAGCTAATGATTATGGAGCGATTGTAGACCCAAGACTCACAAATAGAGAGAAAAGGATAATCTCTGACTCTCTAGGCGTTGAAGTCGTTTCTGGAGAGGTTGCTGGGTTACCATATGTTGGAGCATTGACAACGGCAACAAACAAAGGTGTCTTAACCCATCCATTAGTCAAGCCTGAAGAAGAGAAGCTCTTGGAAAGCATCTTGAAGGTTTCTGTGGGTAAAGGAACGGTGAACTGCGGAATACCTTATATAGCGACTGGACTTATAGGAAACAGTAAAGTTGCGGTTGCAGGTTCCCTGACAACAGGGCCCGAGATATTCATGATCGGTCGGGCTTTGAGGATGGATGAGCAATATGACCGAAGTGAAAACCTACTTGATCTCCGGCAGAATAAGGAAACCTAA
- the rpl18a gene encoding 50S ribosomal protein L18Ae: MTEVKTYLISGRIRKPNLKTTFKKRIRALKPEDAIEEIFKTLGSKHRVKRYHIKIERIEEAKDDQADS; the protein is encoded by the coding sequence ATGACCGAAGTGAAAACCTACTTGATCTCCGGCAGAATAAGGAAACCTAACCTCAAAACGACATTCAAAAAGAGGATAAGGGCCTTAAAACCTGAAGACGCGATAGAGGAGATTTTCAAAACTCTTGGAAGCAAGCATAGGGTCAAACGCTATCATATAAAAATCGAAAGGATAGAGGAGGCCAAAGATGACCAAGCCGACAGTTGA
- the pfdA gene encoding prefoldin subunit alpha, whose product MTKPTVDGETNSASQSAETPEEEARRLIVELRLLEGTAEALQSRINFLNAAFNELTLASKTLEGIEKENVNASIFVPIGGGSYIKASLSETDRVVYGIGAGVAIEKSISEAKDGIANRLSQIERTRQALEQQLTQVFHRIQEDQNRIQELSRALRTRER is encoded by the coding sequence ATGACCAAGCCGACAGTTGATGGTGAAACGAATTCGGCAAGTCAATCTGCGGAGACACCCGAGGAAGAGGCCAGAAGGCTAATCGTAGAGCTAAGGTTGCTTGAAGGAACAGCTGAAGCCCTACAATCGAGAATAAACTTCCTAAACGCCGCCTTCAATGAATTAACCCTTGCAAGTAAAACTCTGGAAGGAATCGAAAAAGAAAACGTTAATGCCTCGATCTTCGTACCCATAGGAGGCGGCTCATACATAAAGGCAAGTCTCAGCGAAACAGATAGGGTGGTATATGGTATAGGCGCAGGAGTGGCAATTGAGAAGTCGATTAGCGAAGCCAAAGATGGGATAGCGAATCGTCTATCCCAGATAGAAAGGACAAGACAGGCCTTAGAACAACAACTGACACAAGTCTTTCACCGCATCCAAGAAGACCAGAATAGAATCCAAGAACTGTCTAGAGCCTTGAGAACCCGTGAGAGATAA
- the ftsY gene encoding signal recognition particle-docking protein FtsY, with the protein MFEKIRQGVSNFIDRVAKSELKSEDLQAALQDFKLTLIENDVAVIVADHICEEIERRLVGRRINRFEDRRELVRETLFSILMETLQPTETVDLFELINGKRAMREPFTMVFIGINGTGKTTTIAKMAYHLTKNGYSVVLACSDTFRAGAIEQIETHAKRLGLPVIKHKYGSDAAAVAFDAVQYAKSRGINVVLIDTAGRMQTNKNLLMEMQKIVRVINPDMVIFVGDALAGNDAVMQAEEFNRFVRIDGSIMAKLDADAKGGAAISIAYVTRKPILFVGTGQKYEDLKPFDPEMIAKQIIYSR; encoded by the coding sequence ATGTTTGAGAAGATTCGGCAAGGCGTATCAAACTTTATAGATAGGGTCGCCAAAAGCGAGCTGAAAAGCGAAGATTTGCAGGCAGCACTCCAGGATTTCAAGTTAACCCTCATTGAGAATGATGTTGCGGTTATCGTGGCGGACCATATATGCGAAGAAATTGAAAGAAGGCTGGTTGGCCGGAGAATAAATAGGTTCGAAGACAGGAGAGAACTGGTCAGAGAAACGCTGTTTTCCATCCTAATGGAAACATTGCAACCCACAGAGACTGTAGACCTCTTCGAATTGATTAATGGTAAGAGGGCAATGCGTGAACCGTTCACAATGGTCTTTATAGGGATTAATGGAACGGGAAAAACTACAACGATAGCAAAAATGGCTTACCACTTAACTAAGAATGGTTATTCCGTGGTGTTAGCATGTAGTGACACATTTAGAGCTGGGGCTATCGAGCAGATTGAGACGCATGCTAAGCGTCTAGGTCTCCCAGTGATTAAGCATAAATACGGCTCAGATGCTGCCGCCGTGGCTTTTGACGCGGTTCAATATGCGAAGTCAAGGGGGATAAACGTTGTGCTAATAGACACGGCAGGTCGAATGCAGACAAATAAGAACCTACTTATGGAGATGCAGAAGATCGTGCGTGTAATCAATCCGGACATGGTCATTTTTGTTGGAGACGCCCTCGCCGGCAATGACGCTGTTATGCAAGCAGAGGAGTTTAATCGATTCGTTAGGATTGACGGATCAATTATGGCGAAATTGGATGCAGATGCTAAGGGGGGAGCGGCGATTTCAATAGCCTACGTCACAAGGAAGCCGATTCTATTCGTAGGCACCGGACAGAAATATGAGGACCTAAAACCTTTTGATCCGGAGATGATAGCTAAACAAATAATTTATTCGCGGTGA
- a CDS encoding DUF998 domain-containing protein: protein MKIKPPLILGILGPLVAYIFIWVSISSSPWFSWYKNALSDLGHAGRSSSAPFFNFGLALSGFINIIYACTVFRRHAKYTSYCLAFSAFMLQLVSVFDEIYGFIHFIVSVCFFISAAISCLVYAVEKRSFFALIAFVIGLSSWVLYWLGIYKAGVAVPEIISAIAVTSCIFLSVWRIGTETDAENKANVTVA from the coding sequence ATGAAAATAAAGCCTCCTCTGATTCTAGGTATACTTGGACCATTAGTAGCCTATATTTTTATATGGGTCTCGATTTCTTCATCTCCCTGGTTTAGCTGGTATAAGAATGCTCTTAGTGACTTGGGACATGCTGGAAGAAGCTCGTCCGCGCCCTTCTTTAATTTCGGTCTTGCCTTATCCGGATTTATTAATATAATTTACGCATGTACCGTGTTCAGGAGACACGCAAAATACACGAGCTACTGTCTAGCCTTCTCGGCATTTATGCTTCAACTGGTCTCCGTTTTCGACGAGATATACGGATTTATACACTTCATCGTGTCAGTATGCTTCTTCATTTCCGCAGCCATATCCTGTCTTGTATACGCTGTTGAAAAGAGATCATTCTTCGCTCTTATCGCCTTCGTTATTGGTTTAAGTTCATGGGTGCTCTATTGGTTGGGCATTTATAAAGCTGGTGTGGCAGTTCCAGAAATTATCTCAGCGATTGCAGTCACCTCTTGCATTTTCTTGTCTGTTTGGAGGATTGGAACCGAAACGGATGCAGAGAATAAAGCTAACGTGACTGTAGCGTAA
- a CDS encoding MoaD/ThiS family protein, which yields MKVAVRYFGKIRELFNIKREEYEVPEGISIADLIVNVIPEAHKEVAEVWKGTIFRTFKGEILKDKNGMPILQEYLILVNGRSCRLEHKLNNGDEVAILPPFGGG from the coding sequence ATGAAGGTCGCTGTGAGATATTTTGGAAAGATCAGAGAGTTATTTAATATTAAGAGAGAAGAATATGAAGTTCCTGAAGGTATTTCAATTGCAGATTTAATTGTAAATGTAATTCCCGAAGCACACAAGGAAGTCGCTGAGGTCTGGAAGGGAACGATCTTCAGAACTTTTAAAGGTGAAATATTGAAGGACAAAAATGGGATGCCGATTCTTCAAGAATACCTAATCCTAGTGAATGGTCGATCATGCAGACTCGAACATAAACTTAATAATGGAGACGAAGTTGCTATTCTCCCACCCTTCGGCGGGGGATAA
- a CDS encoding molybdenum cofactor biosynthesis protein MoaE, with amino-acid sequence MRVKVSDKLDELIDLIGSLRRTSEEIGAIMVFIGIVRGSANGEKVRHLEYEAHEELAAEALQRIIGDLREKYGIIDAVLEHRVGVVGVGGDIMYAIVASKHREEGFKALTEMVERVKREVPIWKKEVRETGPCWVENITEERDSCV; translated from the coding sequence ATGAGAGTTAAGGTGAGCGATAAACTTGACGAATTGATAGATCTAATAGGCAGCTTAAGGAGAACGTCTGAAGAAATAGGTGCAATAATGGTGTTTATAGGAATTGTTAGGGGATCAGCAAACGGAGAAAAAGTCAGACACCTTGAGTATGAGGCACATGAGGAGTTGGCGGCTGAAGCGCTGCAAAGGATAATTGGGGATCTAAGAGAAAAGTATGGCATAATCGACGCAGTCCTAGAGCATAGAGTTGGTGTAGTAGGGGTTGGGGGAGACATTATGTATGCGATAGTGGCATCTAAACATCGGGAGGAAGGCTTTAAGGCATTAACTGAAATGGTTGAAAGAGTTAAACGTGAAGTACCAATATGGAAAAAAGAGGTAAGAGAAACAGGGCCTTGCTGGGTAGAGAATATTACCGAAGAGAGAGATTCATGCGTTTAA
- a CDS encoding FGGY family carbohydrate kinase codes for MYILGLDVGTTGCKSVIFDVDGQIISSAYGEYKLYHRRPDWSELNPEEVWTTIISVIRSSIINGKIDPKHIAAVGTSVLGDAFIPVDRNGNPLYWSMTTFDARAVRQTRWLEENFGKDEVYAITGQPLTSLMPIYPLPKIQWLRENEEEIYRKTWMFLCWEDYLNLKFCGKTVTDYSVASRTMMFDIKKKKWSSEILEAAGLEESSLPEIRPSGYVVGEIDEGVAKKTGLSKETVIVTGGHDQPCGALGAGITATGPAMDATGTVECIGVVLKSMRLTRRMRQQGFAVHHYVIEDKFFMFGFNPTSGVILRWFRDNFADKEKEEAKRLGVDPYDILTSMASNAPIGSIDLFLFPYFEGSGTPTFNRNARGAFIGLTLAHSKKEVIRAILEGLCYELRSNVEAIESHGTPITELRTIGGGAKSPFWLQMKADVTKRNVIVPNVTEAAALGAAILASVGVKAYRSVEEAASKICKEKQSFSPKDDAEKLYETKYSTYKSLYRTIEKIFNQLSRLNA; via the coding sequence ATGTACATACTCGGTTTAGACGTCGGTACGACTGGATGTAAGTCAGTCATCTTTGATGTTGACGGGCAAATAATTTCGTCGGCATACGGAGAATACAAACTCTATCATCGCAGACCAGACTGGTCTGAGCTAAATCCAGAAGAGGTATGGACAACCATAATCTCTGTAATAAGATCCAGCATCATTAATGGAAAGATAGATCCTAAGCATATTGCAGCAGTAGGAACCAGCGTTCTTGGCGACGCATTCATACCAGTTGACAGGAATGGCAACCCATTATATTGGAGTATGACCACTTTCGACGCTCGGGCGGTAAGACAGACTCGCTGGCTGGAGGAAAACTTCGGCAAAGACGAGGTTTACGCCATCACCGGTCAACCCCTAACTTCCTTAATGCCAATTTACCCTCTTCCCAAAATACAATGGCTCAGAGAGAACGAGGAGGAAATATACCGAAAGACGTGGATGTTTCTCTGCTGGGAAGACTATCTTAACTTAAAATTCTGCGGGAAAACCGTGACAGATTACTCAGTGGCATCCCGGACAATGATGTTCGACATTAAAAAGAAGAAGTGGTCGTCCGAAATACTTGAGGCTGCGGGACTTGAAGAGAGCAGTCTTCCAGAAATTCGTCCATCAGGTTATGTAGTAGGCGAAATTGATGAGGGAGTCGCCAAGAAGACTGGACTCTCCAAGGAAACCGTAATCGTCACTGGAGGACATGATCAACCATGCGGTGCACTAGGGGCCGGAATTACTGCGACGGGCCCTGCAATGGATGCTACTGGAACCGTAGAATGTATAGGCGTTGTCCTCAAGTCCATGAGATTAACAAGGAGGATGCGGCAGCAGGGATTCGCGGTTCATCACTATGTCATTGAAGACAAGTTCTTCATGTTCGGCTTCAATCCCACAAGCGGAGTCATTTTAAGATGGTTTAGAGACAATTTCGCAGATAAGGAGAAGGAAGAGGCGAAAAGGCTTGGTGTGGATCCATATGATATACTGACTTCTATGGCTTCAAACGCTCCGATAGGCTCCATAGATCTATTTTTGTTCCCATATTTTGAGGGTAGCGGAACACCGACATTCAACAGAAATGCTCGTGGGGCATTTATCGGATTAACATTGGCTCACAGCAAAAAGGAGGTCATCAGAGCTATACTTGAGGGGCTATGTTACGAGCTACGTAGCAATGTGGAGGCCATTGAATCTCATGGAACCCCCATAACGGAACTGCGCACCATCGGCGGGGGTGCGAAATCACCATTCTGGCTCCAGATGAAGGCAGACGTCACTAAGAGAAATGTGATCGTTCCAAATGTGACTGAGGCAGCTGCCTTAGGAGCAGCAATATTGGCGAGTGTTGGAGTCAAGGCGTACAGAAGCGTGGAGGAAGCTGCATCGAAAATATGCAAAGAAAAGCAGAGCTTCTCGCCGAAAGATGATGCAGAGAAACTCTATGAGACAAAGTACAGCACGTATAAAAGCCTTTACAGAACTATTGAGAAGATCTTTAATCAACTAAGCAGGTTAAACGCATGA
- a CDS encoding L-rhamnose isomerase, which yields MMKSFKNIEKEISTKYSSLEKELTKRNIDIDEVKRKVSDFTVEVPSWVFGPFGGGRFSGYIPPGAARNIYEKFDDAAFIHKLTGATPRVSIHVGWDDPTQSPFDEISPESFKELKRYANKIGLEIGTVSPTYFLEGTHFGSLSNNDERVRIRLINHSLTAAEIAARYANNVLTLWFPDGSLYPGQVNMRTAQKNLRESLKKVYEMMPTSVKMLIEYKLFEPGTYHTVISDFGVACDLAEDLGERAGVIIDLGHHPHGVNVEHIVARLIDKEMLGGMHFNTRYAADDDHAVEPNIQLFRIFHELVSGGVIGNRDKGKDWTYVIDQCSALENRMHAVLHSVDSLMISYCKALTVDRETLEKYQKKNEIILSTRVLLDAFLTDVRPIIGMARLEKGLPLDPIEAYIESGYQEKIESERAPAKN from the coding sequence ATGATGAAGAGTTTCAAAAACATCGAGAAAGAGATATCTACTAAGTATAGCAGCTTGGAAAAGGAGCTGACAAAGAGGAACATTGACATAGATGAGGTGAAGAGAAAAGTTTCTGACTTCACAGTTGAGGTTCCTTCATGGGTCTTTGGACCCTTTGGTGGTGGAAGATTCAGCGGGTACATTCCGCCTGGCGCTGCAAGAAACATATATGAGAAATTCGACGATGCAGCCTTCATTCATAAGTTAACAGGTGCCACACCCAGAGTTAGTATTCACGTAGGCTGGGACGATCCGACTCAATCTCCATTTGATGAGATAAGTCCTGAATCTTTTAAGGAGCTGAAGAGATATGCCAACAAGATTGGCCTCGAGATAGGAACGGTGAGCCCAACATACTTTCTTGAAGGTACACATTTTGGCAGCCTATCAAATAATGACGAAAGGGTCAGGATTAGACTAATTAACCACAGTCTTACAGCCGCGGAGATAGCTGCAAGATACGCGAATAACGTTCTAACATTATGGTTTCCAGACGGCTCTCTTTATCCCGGACAAGTAAACATGCGCACTGCACAAAAAAACCTTAGAGAATCATTAAAAAAAGTTTACGAAATGATGCCTACTTCCGTGAAGATGTTGATCGAGTATAAGCTTTTCGAGCCCGGCACGTATCATACGGTGATCTCAGATTTTGGCGTTGCCTGTGATCTAGCGGAGGATCTTGGCGAGAGAGCAGGGGTAATCATTGACTTAGGCCATCATCCTCACGGAGTCAATGTAGAACATATTGTGGCAAGATTAATTGACAAGGAGATGTTGGGAGGAATGCATTTCAACACTAGATATGCTGCTGACGACGATCATGCTGTTGAACCAAACATTCAGCTATTCAGAATTTTTCATGAATTAGTTAGCGGCGGTGTTATCGGTAACAGAGATAAGGGTAAAGACTGGACATACGTGATTGATCAATGCTCAGCGCTTGAGAACAGGATGCATGCCGTTCTTCACTCTGTTGACTCCCTTATGATATCATACTGCAAAGCATTAACGGTTGATCGTGAAACTCTTGAGAAATACCAAAAAAAGAATGAGATAATACTTTCCACTAGGGTTCTCCTAGACGCTTTTCTCACTGATGTGAGACCGATCATTGGAATGGCTAGACTCGAGAAAGGTTTACCCTTAGATCCTATCGAAGCCTATATAGAATCCGGCTATCAGGAGAAGATCGAGTCTGAAAGGGCGCCTGCAAAAAATTAG
- a CDS encoding class II aldolase/adducin family protein yields the protein MSGGESEELRLIKKIVEVSKRLYNRGLVSGAGGNVSARLPGSSEVFVTPSGLCKGFLKASDIIKVDLEGRLIEGKLKPTSETPMHTEIYKVRSDVNAIVHAHPPVCTGFACAGISLNVPVFPDSIAMVGDIGIVEYITPTTDELAKKVAEYSKSYDALLLLNHGTITVGSSLEQAYQRTEILEDHAKIVLVSTLLGGPKVLSEEEVLKIRGLKTEKYRLDVVGRQR from the coding sequence ATGAGTGGAGGGGAATCAGAAGAACTGAGGCTTATAAAAAAGATTGTGGAGGTCTCTAAGAGGCTTTATAATAGGGGGCTCGTCTCCGGTGCTGGTGGAAACGTTAGTGCGAGGCTTCCGGGTTCAAGTGAAGTCTTCGTCACGCCTAGCGGATTATGCAAAGGCTTCTTGAAGGCCTCTGACATCATTAAGGTTGATTTAGAAGGAAGGTTAATTGAGGGAAAACTTAAGCCAACATCGGAGACTCCGATGCATACTGAAATTTATAAGGTTAGAAGCGACGTTAATGCGATAGTGCATGCGCATCCCCCAGTTTGTACAGGCTTTGCTTGTGCTGGAATTTCACTTAACGTTCCGGTTTTCCCGGATTCAATCGCTATGGTTGGGGACATTGGAATAGTTGAATACATTACGCCTACGACTGATGAATTAGCGAAGAAGGTTGCTGAATACTCGAAAAGTTACGATGCTCTCCTACTTCTAAATCATGGAACAATAACCGTTGGTTCAAGTCTCGAGCAGGCTTATCAAAGAACCGAAATACTTGAAGATCATGCGAAAATAGTATTGGTTTCAACCTTGCTTGGGGGACCCAAAGTCCTATCAGAAGAGGAGGTTCTGAAAATAAGGGGACTAAAAACAGAGAAATACCGTTTGGATGTTGTAGGTAGACAGAGATAA
- a CDS encoding HesA/MoeB/ThiF family protein — translation MDRIEQSFERYQRQILIDGWGVEGQRKLRAATVAVVGVGGLGCTSSIQLVVTGVGKLILIDHDKVSLSDLNRQILYSSPDVGKYKVEVASVKLRLLNPDVQVEAYVESVDEENVSFLLKDAEVIVDGLDKWKTRFIINDYCLERRVPFVHAGVSGFCGQISTILPGKGPCLRCIFPQEPAEKDVVPVLSATPALLASLQAMEVIKLLLGIGKPLIGKLLFIDGEESSFEVIDVKINPNCPVCGKMVNE, via the coding sequence ATGGATCGTATTGAACAAAGTTTCGAACGTTACCAGAGGCAGATTCTAATCGATGGCTGGGGTGTAGAGGGGCAAAGAAAGCTTAGGGCTGCAACGGTAGCGGTTGTAGGTGTTGGAGGATTAGGCTGCACATCATCAATACAACTGGTTGTTACAGGTGTCGGAAAGCTAATACTGATAGACCATGATAAAGTAAGTTTAAGTGACCTGAACCGTCAGATCCTCTATTCGAGTCCTGATGTGGGAAAGTATAAGGTCGAGGTTGCAAGCGTCAAGCTTAGGCTCCTAAATCCCGACGTCCAAGTAGAAGCGTATGTCGAGAGTGTTGATGAAGAGAATGTATCCTTTCTATTGAAAGATGCGGAAGTTATTGTTGATGGGTTGGATAAATGGAAGACCAGATTTATAATAAATGACTATTGCTTAGAGAGGCGGGTTCCGTTTGTTCATGCAGGGGTTTCAGGCTTCTGCGGTCAAATCTCTACTATTTTACCTGGTAAGGGGCCTTGTCTCCGATGCATTTTTCCGCAAGAGCCTGCCGAGAAAGATGTGGTTCCCGTTTTAAGCGCAACGCCCGCACTACTGGCATCTCTCCAAGCAATGGAGGTGATCAAGCTTCTGCTGGGAATAGGCAAGCCTCTGATAGGTAAGCTACTTTTCATTGATGGGGAAGAGTCGTCCTTCGAGGTCATTGACGTAAAGATCAACCCTAATTGTCCGGTATGCGGAAAAATGGTTAATGAATAA
- a CDS encoding B12-binding domain-containing radical SAM protein yields MGDFGYPIVLTADRTLMSEYGGAIFLGFSACVPKGLVPDKVYFSVFCPPIDVNDDGSVTVAPCGTRKVEATLLEHGFAREDVIVAHPDHLEKVIGSRTKVLGLTENDPLGIGPATTTFTAIFGGQAYNRIKFMEILKNPVVKKFRPKIIVGGPGAWQLEDEETRRELGVDCVVIGEGEKVVPSLFKEAVEGGELPRIVYGDTPSIEEIPVIKGGTICGLVEISRGCGRNCAFCMPTMMRHRCLPIPHILREVEVNLRAGRQPLLHAEDVLRYGARGIDVNREAVLELFRSVKNHPGVKGVGISHFALASVAAAPDLVEEISCILNVNEKRWLSGQTGIETGSPNLIKRHMMGKCRPFKPEEWPSIVVKAFEILSDNNWVPCATLMFGLPGETEKDAEITLELIKNLRPFKSLIVPLFLVTAGRLRKETESFSLERMTPTHAELFLECWKHNLDWAPELIRDWARVSLKNPLQRAGLNFIFSYGMRRVKKLIETCETEYNYDLAAMVRDFREKKSPIRLLSAMTRIPILQK; encoded by the coding sequence ATGGGAGATTTTGGTTACCCTATTGTGCTTACTGCCGACAGGACATTGATGAGCGAGTATGGTGGAGCCATTTTCCTAGGCTTCAGCGCCTGCGTGCCTAAGGGTCTAGTGCCCGATAAGGTTTATTTTTCAGTCTTCTGTCCTCCCATAGACGTTAATGATGACGGTTCCGTCACTGTGGCGCCTTGCGGAACAAGAAAGGTTGAGGCTACTCTGCTCGAGCACGGTTTCGCAAGGGAGGACGTTATTGTTGCGCACCCGGATCACCTGGAGAAGGTGATCGGTTCGCGGACGAAGGTTCTGGGATTAACTGAGAATGACCCGCTTGGAATCGGTCCTGCGACAACCACATTTACAGCAATATTCGGAGGTCAAGCATACAACAGAATAAAATTTATGGAGATATTGAAAAACCCAGTAGTCAAGAAGTTTAGACCCAAGATTATTGTAGGAGGACCTGGTGCTTGGCAGCTCGAGGATGAAGAGACACGTAGAGAATTGGGCGTAGACTGTGTGGTCATTGGCGAGGGTGAAAAAGTTGTACCCTCACTGTTTAAGGAGGCCGTTGAGGGGGGAGAGTTACCAAGAATTGTCTACGGAGATACGCCGTCTATCGAGGAGATTCCGGTGATAAAAGGCGGAACGATATGCGGTCTAGTTGAAATCTCTAGGGGTTGCGGAAGAAACTGTGCCTTCTGCATGCCGACGATGATGCGACACCGTTGTCTCCCAATCCCCCATATTCTACGGGAAGTCGAAGTGAATCTGAGGGCTGGAAGACAACCTCTCCTACATGCAGAAGATGTGTTACGGTATGGAGCGAGGGGCATCGATGTCAATAGAGAAGCCGTTCTTGAACTTTTCAGGTCAGTGAAGAATCATCCGGGTGTCAAAGGAGTTGGGATTAGCCATTTCGCGTTGGCATCCGTTGCTGCCGCGCCAGATCTGGTTGAAGAAATCTCTTGTATCTTGAATGTTAATGAAAAACGCTGGTTAAGCGGTCAGACTGGAATCGAGACCGGAAGCCCGAATCTAATTAAGCGGCACATGATGGGGAAATGCAGACCATTCAAGCCTGAGGAGTGGCCTTCAATCGTCGTCAAGGCTTTTGAAATTTTATCAGACAACAATTGGGTTCCATGTGCAACATTAATGTTCGGCCTTCCTGGAGAGACAGAAAAAGATGCGGAAATCACCCTAGAATTGATTAAGAATTTGCGGCCCTTCAAAAGCCTGATTGTACCCCTATTCCTAGTTACTGCTGGAAGGCTTAGAAAAGAGACCGAATCCTTCTCGCTTGAAAGAATGACGCCTACGCATGCCGAACTATTTTTAGAATGTTGGAAACATAATTTAGATTGGGCGCCTGAACTCATAAGGGATTGGGCAAGAGTTAGCTTAAAGAACCCGCTACAGCGAGCCGGGCTGAACTTCATCTTCTCATATGGGATGAGAAGAGTAAAGAAGCTTATCGAAACATGTGAGACAGAATACAATTATGATTTAGCAGCTATGGTAAGAGACTTCAGAGAGAAGAAATCACCTATAAGGCTATTGTCAGCAATGACGAGAATTCCCATCCTTCAAAAATAG